The Hyphomicrobium sp. MC1 genome window below encodes:
- a CDS encoding TIGR01459 family HAD-type hydrolase produces MTDIPVLSSIAPFAETSELWFVDIWGVMHNGVRPFASSVAACEAFRKRGGTALLVTNSPRPRESVGKQLDSIGVSRDAYDGIVSSGDVSRSLIDAWAGRPILHIGPSRDLPIFAGLKAQPGATLEDAEVAICTGLYDDETETPDSYATILEKLRARDVPMICANPDLKVERGGRIIYCAGAIAAAYTALGGTVSYAGKPYQPIYDLALKIGAEKRGAVVGKDRVLAIGDGVATDIAGAAAFGIRSVFIASGISVRADETMDHAARRLFANDSAAKPVAVMKDFVW; encoded by the coding sequence ATGACCGACATTCCCGTTCTCTCGTCCATTGCGCCATTCGCGGAAACATCCGAGCTCTGGTTCGTCGATATCTGGGGCGTGATGCACAACGGCGTGCGGCCGTTCGCGTCGTCGGTGGCGGCGTGCGAGGCTTTTCGCAAGCGGGGTGGAACAGCGCTGCTGGTGACGAACTCTCCGCGGCCGCGGGAGAGTGTGGGCAAGCAGCTCGATAGCATCGGCGTATCGCGCGATGCTTATGACGGCATTGTCAGTTCGGGAGACGTGTCGCGCAGTCTCATCGACGCGTGGGCGGGGCGGCCTATTTTGCACATCGGGCCATCGCGTGATCTGCCGATCTTTGCGGGGTTGAAGGCTCAGCCCGGCGCGACCCTCGAGGATGCCGAAGTTGCGATCTGCACTGGTCTTTACGACGACGAGACGGAAACGCCGGATAGTTACGCCACGATTTTGGAGAAGCTTCGTGCGCGCGATGTGCCGATGATCTGCGCCAATCCGGATTTGAAAGTCGAACGTGGTGGCCGCATCATCTATTGCGCCGGAGCGATTGCGGCGGCTTATACGGCGCTGGGTGGTACAGTGAGCTACGCAGGGAAGCCATACCAGCCGATCTATGACCTTGCGCTCAAGATCGGCGCCGAGAAGCGTGGCGCGGTGGTCGGTAAGGATCGGGTGCTGGCGATTGGCGACGGCGTGGCGACCGACATTGCGGGAGCGGCCGCATTCGGTATCCGTTCCGTGTTTATTGCGAGCGGCATCTCCGTACGGGCAGACGAAACGATGGATCACGCGGCGCGGCGCCTATTCGCAAACGACAGCGCCGCGAAGCCGGTTGCGGTGATGAAAGATTTTGTTTGGTAG
- a CDS encoding NAD(P)H-quinone oxidoreductase, with product MSLPTTMKAVAINGAGGPEVLTMTELPLPEVKAGDVLIKVAAAGVNRPDVLQRQGNYPAPKGHSELPGLEVSGTIVALGEGAKRFTIGDAVMALVPGGGYAEYAAVSELACIAKPDPISFIEAAAIPETFFTVWHNVFQRGQLKAGEKFLVHGGSGGIGVTAVQLAKAFGATVFTTVGSDEKCEEVRKLGADVAINYRTQDFAQVIKTETAGKGVNVILDMVGGDYIEKNIRSLADDGRLVNIAFQRGSTATVDFMRVMLKRLTLTGSTLRIRSNEVKGDIASAIAEKVVPLIASGKIKIPLDSTYPLADAAEAHKRIDSGAHIGKIVLTI from the coding sequence ATGAGCCTTCCCACGACGATGAAAGCGGTAGCGATCAACGGAGCCGGCGGACCCGAAGTCCTGACGATGACGGAACTGCCGCTACCCGAGGTGAAGGCAGGCGACGTGTTGATCAAGGTTGCAGCAGCAGGCGTCAATCGGCCAGACGTGTTGCAGCGACAGGGCAATTATCCCGCACCGAAAGGCCATTCGGAACTTCCGGGCCTCGAAGTCTCCGGCACGATCGTGGCCTTGGGCGAGGGCGCGAAACGCTTCACTATTGGCGATGCCGTAATGGCCCTCGTTCCTGGCGGCGGCTATGCCGAATACGCTGCGGTATCGGAACTCGCCTGCATCGCAAAGCCGGACCCGATCTCGTTCATCGAAGCAGCCGCCATTCCCGAGACGTTCTTCACTGTCTGGCACAACGTCTTTCAGCGCGGACAATTGAAGGCGGGCGAGAAGTTTCTCGTTCACGGCGGCAGTGGCGGCATCGGCGTGACGGCCGTACAGCTTGCCAAGGCGTTCGGCGCAACGGTCTTCACGACCGTTGGCTCAGATGAAAAATGCGAAGAAGTCCGCAAGCTCGGCGCCGACGTCGCGATCAACTATCGCACGCAGGATTTCGCCCAAGTCATCAAGACCGAAACGGCAGGCAAAGGCGTCAATGTCATCCTCGACATGGTCGGCGGCGACTACATCGAGAAGAACATTCGCTCGCTTGCCGACGATGGTCGTCTCGTCAACATCGCGTTCCAGAGGGGCTCGACCGCAACAGTCGACTTCATGCGCGTGATGCTGAAGCGCCTGACGCTAACGGGCTCGACGCTGCGCATCCGTTCGAACGAAGTGAAAGGCGATATCGCGAGCGCGATTGCCGAAAAAGTCGTGCCGCTGATCGCCTCCGGAAAAATCAAAATTCCGCTCGACAGCACGTATCCGCTGGCCGATGCCGCCGAAGCCCACAAGCGCATCGACAGTGGCGCCCACATCGGCAAAATCGTTTTGACGATATAG
- a CDS encoding ABC transporter transmembrane domain-containing protein, which produces MSLKPLKTLMPLITAHKGALWGAVIALVVSALAMLSVPLAVRRMIDKGFAGNDSALINSYFLTLIGIGLIIAIASPARYYFVNWIGERVVADLRSKVFAQLAKLGPAYFDVNHSGEIMSRLTADTTQIKAVAGSSLSQAARNSIMLVGALIMMFITSTKLSLLVFLAIPVIVLPLVGFGRLVRRLSREAQDTLGDSSAYAAENLAAYRTMQAYVNEKAVTDRYDRSVERTFAAARRRMRARAALTGIAIFLTVASITAVLWYGASAVISGDMTGGRLGQFVLYALFAAASLAEVSEVWGEISQAAGAAERLSEMMATVPEIRSPEKPTPLPEPAIGSVAFENVSFGYAARKGDKALDCISFRAEPGETLALVGASGAGKTTIFNLLLRFYDPDTGIVRVDGVNVKDADLSALRNRMALVPQDVALFADTVAENIRYGTPGATLSEVRRAAAAAQADEFIRRLPDGYNTRLGERGTSLSGGQRQRIAIARAILKDAPILLLDEATSALDAESEGAVQRALEDLMKDRTTIVIAHRLATVQKADRILVMENGRIAEAGTHSELVRRGGIYAHLAELQFGREAAE; this is translated from the coding sequence ATGTCGCTTAAGCCTTTGAAGACGCTGATGCCCTTGATCACCGCGCATAAGGGTGCGCTCTGGGGCGCCGTTATCGCCCTGGTCGTCTCGGCGCTTGCCATGCTGTCGGTTCCGCTCGCCGTCAGGCGTATGATCGACAAGGGTTTTGCCGGCAACGATTCCGCGCTCATTAACAGCTACTTCCTCACGCTCATCGGTATCGGCCTCATCATCGCGATCGCGAGCCCGGCCCGCTATTATTTCGTCAACTGGATCGGCGAGCGCGTGGTTGCCGATTTGCGCTCGAAGGTTTTCGCGCAACTCGCCAAGCTCGGACCGGCCTATTTCGACGTCAATCATTCCGGCGAGATCATGAGCCGCCTGACGGCGGACACCACGCAGATCAAAGCTGTCGCCGGCTCGTCGCTGAGCCAAGCGGCGCGCAACTCGATCATGCTGGTCGGCGCGCTGATCATGATGTTCATCACCAGCACCAAGCTTTCGCTGCTGGTGTTTCTGGCGATCCCGGTCATCGTTCTGCCGCTCGTCGGCTTCGGGCGGCTTGTGCGCCGCCTGTCACGGGAGGCGCAGGATACGCTCGGCGATTCATCGGCCTACGCGGCCGAGAACCTTGCCGCCTATCGGACGATGCAGGCCTACGTCAACGAGAAGGCCGTGACGGATCGGTACGACCGTTCGGTGGAGCGGACGTTCGCTGCGGCACGTCGGCGGATGCGGGCGCGCGCGGCGCTGACGGGCATCGCTATCTTCCTGACTGTCGCGAGTATCACGGCTGTGCTCTGGTACGGCGCGTCGGCGGTGATCTCCGGTGACATGACCGGCGGCCGGCTTGGGCAATTTGTGCTTTATGCGCTGTTCGCTGCGGCATCTCTCGCAGAAGTCTCGGAAGTCTGGGGTGAGATCAGCCAGGCGGCAGGTGCTGCGGAGCGGCTTTCTGAAATGATGGCGACGGTGCCGGAAATCCGTTCGCCAGAGAAGCCGACGCCGCTGCCGGAGCCCGCAATCGGCAGCGTAGCGTTCGAAAACGTGTCGTTCGGCTATGCGGCGCGCAAGGGCGATAAAGCGCTCGATTGTATTTCATTCCGCGCCGAACCGGGCGAGACGCTGGCGCTCGTCGGGGCCTCGGGGGCAGGCAAGACCACGATCTTCAATCTGCTTCTGCGCTTTTATGATCCCGATACGGGCATCGTTCGCGTTGATGGCGTCAACGTCAAGGATGCCGACCTCTCGGCGCTGCGCAATCGCATGGCGCTCGTACCGCAGGACGTTGCGCTGTTCGCCGATACGGTTGCCGAAAACATTCGCTATGGCACGCCAGGCGCGACGCTGTCGGAAGTGCGGCGTGCGGCGGCTGCAGCCCAGGCCGACGAATTCATTCGCCGTCTTCCGGATGGATACAACACGCGTCTTGGCGAACGCGGCACATCGCTTTCGGGCGGTCAGCGTCAACGCATCGCCATTGCACGCGCAATTCTGAAAGATGCGCCGATCCTGCTGCTCGACGAGGCGACGAGCGCGCTCGATGCGGAAAGCGAGGGCGCTGTGCAGCGAGCGCTTGAAGACCTGATGAAGGACCGGACGACGATCG
- a CDS encoding EAL domain-containing protein, with product MASIVIASVAVAVMCFTQLGLTLPVAGAVGVVTLALLMLIHKQMQKSAQIAQLKAELAQSRLAGRPKAGMRPGPAPQQAQAQPQSSQSATEARIRELSRDIGNLVPRSDASPAGAQGPTQSFVGPLAPEQGPRKAQRAPLPPIGEAAAKSASEAGAGPSLQGPTVKPPVSEPPADTQFMGPQPAQEDAPREQWSFRPRTDAQASVQGASAATNAMNGNAQAPVATTIEGDLELVQRKIKELADEVNAAEALRPKPQLVATRPSGPSSPLEDSIGALRAAAKSMRGRPSLGDFIPKFETQAAEPKPASQPQSMPAQPAAAPASPATGFGELVIPATAERIAGSDTAASASTAPPSNAAERDVAPPNLELPLPDFSLPSGPTLPPRADAISRAVDDGTIDVLLGPIVTLSEHSVSHYEMTANLVSLTGETLTFSEDDFALIEGDRDAKFDIARLTRAAALAARMDARDREGSLLAEFFGSSMTSRAFLETFANAYETRQRISAQLVLTFTQRAVDAFSPAAWQAVRDMHAFGFRFALDKVRHVGTDFAALQRSGFRFVRIDAQTLLNGLATPERLVPAEEILQRATLAGLSIIAAGIQDATTQKRLLDAGVLLGQGPLFGAPRQVNVDSGAGPSDQSAAA from the coding sequence GTGGCGTCCATCGTCATTGCCTCTGTTGCCGTGGCGGTGATGTGCTTTACCCAGCTCGGGCTGACGCTACCTGTTGCCGGCGCCGTGGGCGTCGTAACGCTGGCGCTGCTGATGCTCATTCACAAGCAGATGCAGAAGTCGGCGCAGATCGCTCAGCTGAAAGCGGAACTGGCCCAAAGCCGCCTTGCCGGACGGCCCAAAGCCGGAATGCGTCCGGGTCCCGCTCCCCAGCAGGCCCAAGCCCAGCCTCAATCATCGCAAAGCGCAACCGAGGCGCGGATTCGCGAATTGAGCCGTGACATCGGCAATCTTGTTCCCCGTTCGGATGCGTCGCCAGCCGGCGCTCAAGGTCCGACGCAATCGTTCGTCGGTCCGCTGGCGCCCGAGCAGGGGCCGCGAAAGGCGCAGCGCGCGCCGTTACCGCCTATCGGTGAAGCAGCGGCGAAGTCGGCAAGCGAAGCCGGCGCTGGTCCGTCTCTGCAGGGGCCGACTGTAAAGCCTCCGGTTTCGGAGCCGCCTGCCGACACGCAGTTCATGGGGCCGCAACCGGCGCAAGAGGATGCGCCGCGCGAGCAGTGGTCTTTCCGGCCTCGGACCGATGCCCAGGCGTCCGTGCAGGGCGCGTCGGCTGCGACCAACGCTATGAACGGCAACGCACAGGCGCCAGTCGCGACGACCATCGAGGGCGATCTCGAACTCGTGCAGCGTAAGATCAAGGAACTCGCTGACGAGGTGAACGCGGCGGAAGCATTGCGTCCCAAGCCGCAGCTCGTTGCGACTCGTCCGAGCGGACCGTCGAGCCCGCTGGAAGACTCCATCGGCGCGCTGCGCGCTGCTGCAAAGAGCATGCGCGGCAGGCCGTCTCTCGGCGATTTCATTCCGAAGTTCGAAACGCAGGCTGCCGAGCCGAAGCCCGCTTCCCAACCACAGTCGATGCCTGCGCAGCCAGCTGCTGCTCCGGCGAGCCCCGCAACGGGTTTCGGCGAGCTCGTCATTCCGGCGACGGCAGAAAGAATCGCGGGTTCGGACACCGCCGCGTCGGCTTCTACTGCTCCACCATCAAATGCTGCTGAGCGCGATGTGGCACCTCCCAACCTTGAGCTGCCGCTTCCCGATTTCTCGCTGCCGTCGGGGCCGACCCTGCCGCCGCGTGCGGATGCGATCAGCCGTGCTGTTGACGATGGAACCATCGACGTCTTGCTTGGGCCGATCGTGACGCTGTCGGAGCATTCGGTCAGCCACTACGAAATGACGGCGAACCTCGTTTCGCTGACTGGCGAGACACTTACCTTCAGCGAGGACGATTTTGCGCTGATCGAAGGTGACCGCGATGCGAAATTCGACATTGCGCGTCTCACTCGGGCCGCTGCACTGGCGGCGCGAATGGATGCGCGTGATCGCGAAGGTTCGCTGCTCGCGGAATTTTTTGGCTCCTCGATGACGAGCAGGGCTTTTCTTGAAACCTTCGCGAACGCCTACGAAACGCGGCAGCGAATTTCGGCACAGCTCGTACTGACGTTTACGCAGCGTGCGGTCGACGCGTTCTCACCGGCGGCTTGGCAGGCCGTGCGCGATATGCACGCGTTCGGGTTCCGCTTTGCGCTCGACAAGGTTCGTCACGTGGGGACGGATTTCGCGGCGCTGCAGAGATCGGGCTTCCGCTTTGTTCGCATTGACGCTCAGACACTGCTCAATGGGTTGGCAACACCAGAGCGGCTTGTGCCGGCCGAGGAAATTCTGCAGCGGGCGACGCTGGCAGGGCTTTCGATCATTGCGGCGGGCATTCAGGACGCAACAACGCAAAAGCGGCTGCTGGACGCCGGTGTGCTGTTAGGTCAAGGGCCGCTGTTTGGAGCGCCGCGACAGGTCAACGTCGACAGCGGCGCGGGGCCGTCCGATCAATCGGCGGCGGCTTGA
- a CDS encoding DUF1192 domain-containing protein, with protein sequence MDLDDLLPPKKPKGTAIGESLETLSVAELEKRIADLEAEIVRVRAEVDRKKRHEEAAHALFKS encoded by the coding sequence ATGGACCTCGACGATCTGTTGCCGCCGAAAAAACCAAAGGGTACAGCAATCGGCGAAAGCCTCGAAACGCTGTCGGTCGCAGAGCTCGAAAAACGGATCGCAGATCTTGAGGCGGAGATCGTCCGGGTGCGTGCGGAAGTCGATCGCAAGAAGCGTCACGAAGAGGCGGCGCACGCGCTTTTTAAATCGTAA
- a CDS encoding DUF1465 family protein, with amino-acid sequence MSNVYRVDGAPSGGATTVSFGERFQSSEQFDHIFKEGMALVERTASYLDGPGRKEAKALAGGVGVLYATESMRLTTRLLDLASWLLIRRALREGEITEDEARKKRRRVKLQAFGRPAHVKGYSELPMGLQSLIEESFALHDRISQLDRILTTPSAADAPEAAVNPVAHQVGLLERAFAAKVS; translated from the coding sequence ATGAGTAACGTATATCGCGTGGATGGCGCGCCGTCTGGCGGCGCCACAACGGTCTCGTTCGGAGAGCGGTTTCAGTCCTCCGAACAGTTTGACCACATCTTCAAAGAAGGCATGGCGCTCGTCGAGCGCACCGCCAGTTATCTTGACGGTCCGGGCCGCAAGGAAGCAAAGGCGCTCGCTGGCGGGGTCGGCGTCCTTTATGCAACCGAAAGCATGCGTCTGACGACGCGGCTGCTCGATCTGGCTTCGTGGCTTCTCATTCGCCGCGCGCTTCGAGAAGGTGAGATCACCGAGGACGAAGCGCGCAAGAAGCGGCGTCGCGTCAAGCTGCAGGCTTTTGGCCGCCCGGCGCACGTCAAGGGCTATTCGGAGCTCCCGATGGGCCTTCAGAGCCTGATCGAGGAAAGCTTCGCTCTGCACGATCGCATCTCGCAGCTCGATCGCATTCTGACGACGCCGTCGGCAGCAGATGCGCCGGAAGCAGCGGTGAATCCGGTTGCGCATCAGGTCGGTTTGCTGGAGCGGGCGTTCGCTGCGAAAGTCAGCTGA
- the rpmE gene encoding 50S ribosomal protein L31, protein MKKDADLHPDYHQIKVVMTDGTQFMTYSTYGKEGDTLTLDIDPNTHPAWTGGDAKLMDRGGRLSRFKKKFEGMF, encoded by the coding sequence ATGAAGAAAGACGCCGATCTCCACCCCGACTACCACCAGATCAAGGTGGTCATGACGGATGGCACTCAGTTCATGACGTACTCGACGTACGGCAAGGAGGGCGACACGCTCACCCTCGACATCGACCCGAACACGCACCCGGCTTGGACCGGCGGCGATGCGAAGTTGATGGACCGTGGCGGCCGCCTGTCGCGCTTCAAGAAGAAATTCGAAGGCATGTTCTGA